From Candidatus Zixiibacteriota bacterium:
TGAGCTGACTGCCACTTTATCCAGATTCCCAAACACGAGCCTCTGGTAAAGCGAATAAGCCCTGGAAGGGAAACTATGTGTGTTGTAGGTGATGCCTGTGGCATAGACTTTGAGCTTTGGGAAGAAGAGTTTAATAAGCCCGGTTAAAAACCCAAAATTGTCCATCAGGTGGACTACCTGTATCTGGTGCAATTTGACTATCCTTTTCAGGAAGGGGATCAGCTTTAACAGGGTAGCAGACCTTTGCACCACCCTCCAGGGTGGAGAATCCTTGAAGAATCCGAGGCTCAGCCCCTTAGCTACAGCTTTCTTTTGGTGAAATGAGGGCAGAACGTTATACTGATAAATATTTCCCTCTTGCTCAAATTTAACTGGAGAGGAATTGACTGAGACGATTATTAGCTTATCCAGCATAAGAGATAATTCCCTGGAAAGGTTCAGCCAGAAGTTTTTATCTCCATTATTTTTGTGGAGATAAAATCCGAACCCTAAGAGTAAGACATTTTTTGAATCTCCATTTTTTACAGCTTGCACCTATTTGCGCTCCTTCTAGCCCTTTTTGGTTTTAACAC
This genomic window contains:
- a CDS encoding glycosyltransferase family 4 protein — its product is MQAVKNGDSKNVLLLGFGFYLHKNNGDKNFWLNLSRELSLMLDKLIIVSVNSSPVKFEQEGNIYQYNVLPSFHQKKAVAKGLSLGFFKDSPPWRVVQRSATLLKLIPFLKRIVKLHQIQVVHLMDNFGFLTGLIKLFFPKLKVYATGITYNTHSFPSRAYSLYQRLVFGNLDKVAVSSKAYQQKLIQHGFPDKKVQVIRWGVPLGNGEKVLPEKRKTPHPNKVILWTGFTQQIKEKSFYHSLSVAQNIIRKNAGIDFVFAFKPECFQDRYGLYQEKNLKVITTDHQEFLKLLDKIDLLLAPVENSKSTIAPPLSWIECMVKGIPVMSTQA